The following are from one region of the Streptomyces changanensis genome:
- a CDS encoding ABC transporter substrate-binding protein produces MPSNARATHLTRRGLLAAGGALGLGAALAACGGKDADGGKAADKSGAASGPWKFTDDRGVVAEAKSTPKNIVAFTGTAAALHDFGVEVKGVFGPTKTADGKPDVQAGDLDVNKVKIIGNVWGEFNIEEYIKLQPEVLITDMWEKDALWYVPDESKDKILKLAPSVALWAADQSMPKVIQRHVDLAESLGADVKTKAIADSKARFEKAAARLRAAAKANPGIRVLIGSASADLFYVSTPVRPTDTLYFKELGVNVVVPTKLDAAGWFEGLSWENVDKYPADIIMMDNRTSAIQPKDLASKPTWAQLPAVKAGQVVPRVTEPIYSYEKCAPLLEDLAKAIENAKKVA; encoded by the coding sequence ATGCCCAGCAACGCCCGAGCCACCCATCTCACCCGACGCGGTCTCCTCGCTGCGGGCGGCGCCCTCGGGCTGGGCGCCGCTCTCGCCGCGTGCGGCGGCAAGGACGCGGACGGCGGGAAGGCCGCCGACAAGAGCGGCGCCGCGTCGGGCCCGTGGAAGTTCACGGACGACCGCGGCGTCGTGGCCGAGGCGAAGTCCACGCCGAAGAACATCGTGGCGTTCACGGGCACGGCGGCGGCGCTGCACGACTTCGGCGTCGAGGTGAAGGGCGTCTTCGGCCCCACGAAGACCGCCGACGGCAAGCCCGACGTGCAGGCCGGCGACCTCGACGTGAACAAGGTCAAGATCATCGGCAACGTCTGGGGCGAGTTCAACATCGAGGAGTACATCAAGCTCCAGCCCGAGGTCCTCATCACGGACATGTGGGAGAAGGACGCCCTCTGGTACGTGCCGGACGAGTCGAAGGACAAGATCCTCAAGCTCGCCCCGAGCGTCGCGCTGTGGGCCGCCGACCAGTCGATGCCCAAGGTGATCCAGCGTCACGTGGACCTGGCCGAGAGCCTGGGCGCCGACGTGAAGACCAAGGCGATAGCCGACAGCAAGGCCCGCTTCGAGAAGGCCGCCGCCCGGCTGCGCGCCGCCGCCAAGGCGAACCCCGGGATCCGGGTGCTCATCGGCTCCGCGAGCGCCGACCTCTTCTACGTCTCCACTCCGGTCCGGCCGACGGACACGCTGTACTTCAAGGAGCTCGGCGTCAACGTCGTCGTCCCGACCAAGCTCGACGCGGCCGGCTGGTTCGAGGGCCTGAGCTGGGAGAACGTCGACAAGTACCCGGCCGACATCATCATGATGGACAACCGCACCTCGGCCATCCAGCCCAAGGACCTGGCGTCGAAGCCGACCTGGGCGCAGCTGCCCGCCGTCAAGGCCGGCCAGGTCGTCCCGCGCGTCACGGAGCCCATCTACTCGTACGAGAAGTGCGCGCCGCTCCTGGAGGACCTCGCCAAGGCCATCGAGAACGCGAAGAAGGTGGCCTGA